A genomic segment from Bombus affinis isolate iyBomAffi1 chromosome 13, iyBomAffi1.2, whole genome shotgun sequence encodes:
- the LOC126923415 gene encoding OTU domain-containing protein 5-B isoform X2 yields MTILSKKKTNASKDRREGGSTSEVDVHGVQNEHTSGSITLPNSPYQVRAANGFAVDLHGVQTDHGSGSIVLTGSSYESSVDRREDKHFEEGSGPSHGKRHRQRASPHSGCIGRNSRSKRDRERDRGRERDRERERERERQATPPTASSSGLQATDGSVIANNRMAIVGAAANIEHELANGYNSGDEYTGRTGNNLTLAEWQERDRWFEKRMRKMGFIVKKMGEDGACLFRAVADQVYGDQEMHGVVRKHCMDYIASNQEFFSHFVAEDFSTYVDRKRQEYVHGNHIEMQAMSEMYNRSIQLYCYSTEPINIFHTMVESDNEPIRLSYQRGSHYNSIVDPYKATIGVGLGLPSYNPGAADRQLISDAVRQSEELHIEQTMLEDKIKATDWEATNEAIEEQVARESYLQWLRDNEMRKARSASSSSTSTVTSAQHSHAHFHPHGGRGQQRSHTSSPTTTQTSQDNLRNSPKVNDSVRYNKRSPQHQSTQGSTMSHLASDFESKISQEPVPGSSKEAHASPDISLFNRLPPEVFGLTDWEDSDILSQVLATSQQEYLDSLKQSRSSASSGNDTNNILDSSNS; encoded by the exons ATGACCATTCtgtcgaagaagaagacgaacgCCTCGAAAGATAGACGAGAAGGAGGCAGCACTTCCGAAGTCGATGTTCACGGAGTGCAAAACGAGCATACCTCCGGATCCATCACACTGCCTAATAGCCCATATCAG GTACGTGCAGCGAACGGTTTCGCAGTCGATCTACACGGGGTTCAAACTGATCACGGATCTGGTTCTATCGTTCTTACAGGGAGCTCGTATGAG TCAAGTGTAGATCGTCGAGAAGATAAACATTTTGAAGAAGGAAGTGGTCCCAGTCATGGTAAACGCCACAGACAACGAGCAAGTCCGCATAG TGGTTGTATTGGAAGAAATTCACGTTCAAAACGtgatagagaaagagataggGGTCGTGAAAGAGacagggagagagaaagagaacgtgAAAGACAAGCTACACCTCCCACTGCATCTAGCAGTGGATTACAAG CTACGGATGGTAGTGTCATAGCCAATAATCGAATGGCTATTGTTGGGGCTGCTGCAAATATAGAACATGAATTAGCTAATGGATATAATAGCGGCGATGAATATACTGGCAGAACTGGAAATAATCTCACACTGGCTGAATGGCAAGAG cgAGATAGATGGTTTGAGAAACGAATGCGAAAAATGGGATTTATCGTCAAAAAGATGGGTGAGGATGGAGCATGTCTATTTAGAGCTGTTGCAGATCAAGTTTATGGTGATCAAGAAATGCATGGTGTAGTTCGGAAGCATTGCATGGATTATATT GCTTCCAATCAAGAATTTTTTTCTCATTTTGTAGCGGAAGATTTTAGCACATATGTAGATAGAAAACGACAAGAATATGTACATGGAaatcatatagaaatgcaagcAATGTCTGAAATGTATAATCGTAGCATTCAGTTATATTGCTACAGTACTG AACCAATTAATATTTTCCATACGATGGTCGAAAGTGATAATGAACCGATACGATTGTCTTATCAACGTGGTAGCCATTATAATAGCATAGTAGACCCATATAAAGCTACAATTGGTGTTGGTCTTGGCTTACCTTCATACAATCCTGGTGCGGCGGATCGACAACTTATATCAGATGCAGTTCGTCAAAGCGAAGAATTACACATTGAGCAG ACGATGCtagaagataaaataaaagcaaCTGACTGGGAAGCAACAAACGAAGCCATAGAAGAACAAGTTGCCAGGGAAAGTTATTTGCAATGGTTAAGGGATAATGAAATGCGAAAAGCT AGATCAGCGAGTAGCAGCAGTACAAGTACGGTAACAAGTGCGCAACACAGTCATGCGCATTTTCACCCTCATGGAGGTCGTGGTCAACAACGAAGTCACACTTCTTCTCCGACCACGACTCAAACTAGCCAAGATAATTTGCGTAATTCTCCAAAA gTAAATGATTCGGTAAGATACAATAAAAGGTCTCCGCAACACCAGTCAACACAAGGATCTACCATGTCTCACCTTGCCTCAGATTTTGAATCTAAAATCTCTCAGGAACCTGTACCAGGTAGTAGTAAAGAGGCTCATGCTTCACCGGATATCTCGTTATTCAACCGTCTTCCTCCCGAAGTATTTG GTTTGACTGATTGGGAAGACAGTGACATACTCTCGCAAGTTTTGGCTACATCACAGCAGGAATATTTAGACAGCTTGAAACAATCACGGAGTTCTGCCTCTTCTGGAAATGATACTAACAATATACTAGATTCCAgtaatagttaa
- the LOC126923415 gene encoding OTU domain-containing protein 5-B isoform X1: MTILSKKKTNASKDRREGGSTSEVDVHGVQNEHTSGSITLPNSPYQVRAANGFAVDLHGVQTDHGSGSIVLTGSSYESSVDRREDKHFEEGSGPSHGKRHRQRASPHSGCIGRNSRSKRDRERDRGRERDRERERERERQATPPTASSSGLQATDGSVIANNRMAIVGAAANIEHELANGYNSGDEYTGRTGNNLTLAEWQERDRWFEKRMRKMGFIVKKMGEDGACLFRAVADQVYGDQEMHGVVRKHCMDYIASNQEFFSHFVAEDFSTYVDRKRQEYVHGNHIEMQAMSEMYNRSIQLYCYSTEPINIFHTMVESDNEPIRLSYQRGSHYNSIVDPYKATIGVGLGLPSYNPGAADRQLISDAVRQSEELHIEQNNYFCAQTMLEDKIKATDWEATNEAIEEQVARESYLQWLRDNEMRKARSASSSSTSTVTSAQHSHAHFHPHGGRGQQRSHTSSPTTTQTSQDNLRNSPKVNDSVRYNKRSPQHQSTQGSTMSHLASDFESKISQEPVPGSSKEAHASPDISLFNRLPPEVFGLTDWEDSDILSQVLATSQQEYLDSLKQSRSSASSGNDTNNILDSSNS; the protein is encoded by the exons ATGACCATTCtgtcgaagaagaagacgaacgCCTCGAAAGATAGACGAGAAGGAGGCAGCACTTCCGAAGTCGATGTTCACGGAGTGCAAAACGAGCATACCTCCGGATCCATCACACTGCCTAATAGCCCATATCAG GTACGTGCAGCGAACGGTTTCGCAGTCGATCTACACGGGGTTCAAACTGATCACGGATCTGGTTCTATCGTTCTTACAGGGAGCTCGTATGAG TCAAGTGTAGATCGTCGAGAAGATAAACATTTTGAAGAAGGAAGTGGTCCCAGTCATGGTAAACGCCACAGACAACGAGCAAGTCCGCATAG TGGTTGTATTGGAAGAAATTCACGTTCAAAACGtgatagagaaagagataggGGTCGTGAAAGAGacagggagagagaaagagaacgtgAAAGACAAGCTACACCTCCCACTGCATCTAGCAGTGGATTACAAG CTACGGATGGTAGTGTCATAGCCAATAATCGAATGGCTATTGTTGGGGCTGCTGCAAATATAGAACATGAATTAGCTAATGGATATAATAGCGGCGATGAATATACTGGCAGAACTGGAAATAATCTCACACTGGCTGAATGGCAAGAG cgAGATAGATGGTTTGAGAAACGAATGCGAAAAATGGGATTTATCGTCAAAAAGATGGGTGAGGATGGAGCATGTCTATTTAGAGCTGTTGCAGATCAAGTTTATGGTGATCAAGAAATGCATGGTGTAGTTCGGAAGCATTGCATGGATTATATT GCTTCCAATCAAGAATTTTTTTCTCATTTTGTAGCGGAAGATTTTAGCACATATGTAGATAGAAAACGACAAGAATATGTACATGGAaatcatatagaaatgcaagcAATGTCTGAAATGTATAATCGTAGCATTCAGTTATATTGCTACAGTACTG AACCAATTAATATTTTCCATACGATGGTCGAAAGTGATAATGAACCGATACGATTGTCTTATCAACGTGGTAGCCATTATAATAGCATAGTAGACCCATATAAAGCTACAATTGGTGTTGGTCTTGGCTTACCTTCATACAATCCTGGTGCGGCGGATCGACAACTTATATCAGATGCAGTTCGTCAAAGCGAAGAATTACACATTGAGCAG AACAATTATTTTTGTGCACAGACGATGCtagaagataaaataaaagcaaCTGACTGGGAAGCAACAAACGAAGCCATAGAAGAACAAGTTGCCAGGGAAAGTTATTTGCAATGGTTAAGGGATAATGAAATGCGAAAAGCT AGATCAGCGAGTAGCAGCAGTACAAGTACGGTAACAAGTGCGCAACACAGTCATGCGCATTTTCACCCTCATGGAGGTCGTGGTCAACAACGAAGTCACACTTCTTCTCCGACCACGACTCAAACTAGCCAAGATAATTTGCGTAATTCTCCAAAA gTAAATGATTCGGTAAGATACAATAAAAGGTCTCCGCAACACCAGTCAACACAAGGATCTACCATGTCTCACCTTGCCTCAGATTTTGAATCTAAAATCTCTCAGGAACCTGTACCAGGTAGTAGTAAAGAGGCTCATGCTTCACCGGATATCTCGTTATTCAACCGTCTTCCTCCCGAAGTATTTG GTTTGACTGATTGGGAAGACAGTGACATACTCTCGCAAGTTTTGGCTACATCACAGCAGGAATATTTAGACAGCTTGAAACAATCACGGAGTTCTGCCTCTTCTGGAAATGATACTAACAATATACTAGATTCCAgtaatagttaa
- the LOC126923415 gene encoding OTU domain-containing protein 5 isoform X4, which yields MTILSKKKTNASKDRREGGSTSEVDVHGVQNEHTSGSITLPNSPYQVRAANGFAVDLHGVQTDHGSGSIVLTGSSYESSVDRREDKHFEEGSGPSHGKRHRQRASPHSGCIGRNSRSKRDRERDRGRERDRERERERERQATPPTASSSGLQATDGSVIANNRMAIVGAAANIEHELANGYNSGDEYTGRTGNNLTLAEWQERDRWFEKRMRKMGFIVKKMGEDGACLFRAVADQVYGDQEMHGVVRKHCMDYIASNQEFFSHFVAEDFSTYVDRKRQEYVHGNHIEMQAMSEMYNRSIQLYCYSTEPINIFHTMVESDNEPIRLSYQRGSHYNSIVDPYKATIGVGLGLPSYNPGAADRQLISDAVRQSEELHIEQTMLEDKIKATDWEATNEAIEEQVARESYLQWLRDNEMRKAVNDSVRYNKRSPQHQSTQGSTMSHLASDFESKISQEPVPGSSKEAHASPDISLFNRLPPEVFGLTDWEDSDILSQVLATSQQEYLDSLKQSRSSASSGNDTNNILDSSNS from the exons ATGACCATTCtgtcgaagaagaagacgaacgCCTCGAAAGATAGACGAGAAGGAGGCAGCACTTCCGAAGTCGATGTTCACGGAGTGCAAAACGAGCATACCTCCGGATCCATCACACTGCCTAATAGCCCATATCAG GTACGTGCAGCGAACGGTTTCGCAGTCGATCTACACGGGGTTCAAACTGATCACGGATCTGGTTCTATCGTTCTTACAGGGAGCTCGTATGAG TCAAGTGTAGATCGTCGAGAAGATAAACATTTTGAAGAAGGAAGTGGTCCCAGTCATGGTAAACGCCACAGACAACGAGCAAGTCCGCATAG TGGTTGTATTGGAAGAAATTCACGTTCAAAACGtgatagagaaagagataggGGTCGTGAAAGAGacagggagagagaaagagaacgtgAAAGACAAGCTACACCTCCCACTGCATCTAGCAGTGGATTACAAG CTACGGATGGTAGTGTCATAGCCAATAATCGAATGGCTATTGTTGGGGCTGCTGCAAATATAGAACATGAATTAGCTAATGGATATAATAGCGGCGATGAATATACTGGCAGAACTGGAAATAATCTCACACTGGCTGAATGGCAAGAG cgAGATAGATGGTTTGAGAAACGAATGCGAAAAATGGGATTTATCGTCAAAAAGATGGGTGAGGATGGAGCATGTCTATTTAGAGCTGTTGCAGATCAAGTTTATGGTGATCAAGAAATGCATGGTGTAGTTCGGAAGCATTGCATGGATTATATT GCTTCCAATCAAGAATTTTTTTCTCATTTTGTAGCGGAAGATTTTAGCACATATGTAGATAGAAAACGACAAGAATATGTACATGGAaatcatatagaaatgcaagcAATGTCTGAAATGTATAATCGTAGCATTCAGTTATATTGCTACAGTACTG AACCAATTAATATTTTCCATACGATGGTCGAAAGTGATAATGAACCGATACGATTGTCTTATCAACGTGGTAGCCATTATAATAGCATAGTAGACCCATATAAAGCTACAATTGGTGTTGGTCTTGGCTTACCTTCATACAATCCTGGTGCGGCGGATCGACAACTTATATCAGATGCAGTTCGTCAAAGCGAAGAATTACACATTGAGCAG ACGATGCtagaagataaaataaaagcaaCTGACTGGGAAGCAACAAACGAAGCCATAGAAGAACAAGTTGCCAGGGAAAGTTATTTGCAATGGTTAAGGGATAATGAAATGCGAAAAGCT gTAAATGATTCGGTAAGATACAATAAAAGGTCTCCGCAACACCAGTCAACACAAGGATCTACCATGTCTCACCTTGCCTCAGATTTTGAATCTAAAATCTCTCAGGAACCTGTACCAGGTAGTAGTAAAGAGGCTCATGCTTCACCGGATATCTCGTTATTCAACCGTCTTCCTCCCGAAGTATTTG GTTTGACTGATTGGGAAGACAGTGACATACTCTCGCAAGTTTTGGCTACATCACAGCAGGAATATTTAGACAGCTTGAAACAATCACGGAGTTCTGCCTCTTCTGGAAATGATACTAACAATATACTAGATTCCAgtaatagttaa
- the LOC126923408 gene encoding YEATS domain-containing protein 2 has product MSALKDQDPDYGPSDASDEKHQRIYEENARSSTARKITAIIEREFSQEINTKEKEVLELQERLHRASKILHLLRYVIVADFYNRKQCQNSQNGEAKQTQIHPAIKQLIGKSPKLSDSSIISTSTISNKDSYFTTSESISIYPSSTTDDAVKIEEASEHYRLEKRRNETDEDPRPKKIPRYIPPKSGVPESQCPSRGIRHKVRKRIIIGNISKWIPPEWREDAASHKWTMYVRGNKENPDINDFVSKVRFFLHPSYRPNDVVEVTSAPFCLSRRGWGEFPLRVQLHFKSALNKPMDIIHYLKLDRTYTGLQTLGSETLVDIWIYADSRNSKRNTGKVIDEDFNENEHNYDVKLENDKDSNLMSDFISNGINKTLELTDKGSEVVVKEEPSEDIEINEDLINVKKLLFYIELDHDYCGSKYLNDSERNLTIDHSSTTLTNSFLHKIVTVDNQQKEDREEVTETNNTITSELLINGYLTDLKVQEELTSTSIPLLDEVNRKVLPLSCSRVHSNLRPLKISIPPLFEPSGNRHVLVLQNNKTIPVDIAGMDYARNNDSAKSRINLSTSRGISLLKKPLGTETKIQERDPNGTKVQQGLKLQVSKSILLNVNSNVPVLKIAERRNSPNDLSFNFEKESTTEQVLKVNNQELKEFKLSRQKITLGKDKYKLQSKKEFYDEIIRTIEIANILNVQGLLRFIVRRMPLITQNASDSDYRRLHPYACTSEEEYFSYSIAKRNACEWNRARMIRYFMKKKPFTEEELWTTKEIMIWARLHGYTPLCPNLSIRSIKQQKSLPVSTIAKSISTCTQPDTFCKWLQIYPNQSNDNLLNSNLHQSNELDIEVDVVNTDVALESKKELKERKEHKEFVNTKITVLELEKKLVPFYDFICETAREIGIKLISEEIVPSVVHGAAGRMIMRAVECLAEDLVRMSLAKAWERCSDNGYPKMIVLDDVRGALLSREEFDIFTNHGLGSKYRLTATD; this is encoded by the exons ATGAGTGCCTTAAAAGATCAAGATCCCGATTACGGGCCATCCGATGCAAGTGATGAAAAACATCAACGAATTTACGAAGAAAATg CACGAAGCAGTACAGCAAGAAAAATAACTGCTATTATTGAAAGGGAATTTTCCCAGGAAATTAATACAAAAGAGAAAGAAGTTTTAGAGTTACAAGAAAGATTGCATAGAGCATCAAAAATCCTTCACCTTTTGCGTTATGTTATTGTTGCTGACTTTTATAATCGCAAACAGTGTCAAAATTCACAAAATGGAGAAGCAAAGCAAACTCAAATTCATCCTGCAATAAAACAGCTGATTGGTAAATCACCAAAGTTATCCGACAGTTCAATTATTTCTACGTCAACAATATCTAACAAAGACAGTTATTTTACCACATCAGAATCAATTTCGATATACCCATCAAGTACCACTGATGATGctgtaaaaatagaagaagCTTCTGAACATTATCGATTGGAGAAAAGAAGGAATGAAACGGACGAAGATCCACGACCAAAGAAAATTCCACGATATATTCCACCAAAAAGTGGAGTCCCAGAGTCTCAATGTCCATCGAGAGGTATTAGGCACAAAGTGAGGAAACGTATAATTATTGGAAACATTTCAAAATGGATTCCTCCAGAATGGAGAGAAGATGCTGCTAGTCACAAATGGACCATGTATGTTAGAGGAAATAAAGAAAATCCTGATATTAATGATTTTGTTAGCAAAGTTCGATTCTTTTTACATCCTAGTTATAGACCTAATGATGTTGTCGAAGTTACATCAGCACCATTTTGTCTTTCAAGACGCGGTTGGGGTGAATTCCCGCTAAGAGTACAATTGCATTTTAAAAGTGCTCTCAATAAGCCAATGGATATAATTCATTATTTGAAATTAGACCGTACTTATACTGGTCTACAAACTTTAGGATCCGAGACACTTGTCGATATATGGATCTATGCAGACTCCCGAAATTCTAAACGAAATACGGGTAAAGTAATTGATGAAGATTTTAATGAGAATGAGCATAATTACGATGTGAAGCTAGAAAATGATAAAGATTCTAATCTCATGTCTGATTTTATAAGTAACGGCATAAATAAAACATTAGAATTAACAGATAAGGGCAGTGAAGTGGTAGTTAAGGAAGAACCCTCAGAAGATATAGAAATTAATGAAGACTTAATAAATGTGAaaaaactgttattttatatagaactTGATCATGATTATTGTGGTTCCAAGTACTTAAATGATTCTGAAAGAAATTTAACTATTGACCATTCATCAACAACATTAACTAATTCATTTTTACATAAGATTGTCACAGTAGATAATCAGCAGAAAGAAGATAGAGAGGAGGTCACTGAAACTAATAACACAATAACAAGTGAACTTTTAATAAATGGATATTTAACAGACTTAAAGGTACAAGAGGAATTAACAAGCACAAGCATACCTTTGTTAGATGAAGTTAATCGGAAAGTACTTCCTCTAAGTTGCTCCAGAGTTCACTCGAACCTTCGTCCTTTGAAAATTTCTATTCCTCCATTGTTTGAACCATCTGGAAATAGACATGTCTTAGTTCTTCAGAACAATAAAACGATTCCTGTAGATATTGCAGGTATGGATTATGCCCGTAATAACGATTCAGCAAAATCGAGGATAAATTTAAGTACTTCTCGTGGTATTAGTTTGTTGAAGAAACCTTTAGGCACAGAAACTAAAATCCAAGAACGAGATCCTAATGGAACAAAGGTGCAACAAGGATTAAAGCTTCAAGTTTCTAAAAGTATTCTCTTAAATGTAAATTCCAATGTACCAGTACTAAAGATAGCTGAGAGGAGAAATTCACCAAATGatctttcttttaattttgaaaAAGAATCAACTACTGAACAGGTGTTAAAAGTGAACAATCAAGAATTGAAGGAATTCAAGTTATCACGTCAGAAAATCACTTTAGGGAAGGATAAATACAAGCTCCAAAGTAAAAAGGAGTTTTATGACGAAATTATCCGAACAATTGAGATAGCAAATATTCTGAACGTTCAAGGCCTATTGCGATTCATTGTTAGAAGAATGCCCTTGATAACTCAAAATGCTTCCGACTCCGATTACAGACGACTACATCCTTATGCCTGCACGAGCGAAGAAGAATACTTTAGCTATAGTATAGCGAAGCGAAATGCCTGTGAATGGAATCGAGCAAGGATGATACGATATTTTATGAAGAAAAAGCCATTCACGGAGGAAGAATTATGGACCACTAAGGAAATAATGATTTGGGCGAGATTGCACGGTTATACGCCTCTTTGTCCGAATTTGAGTATTCGGTCAATAAAACAGCAGAAGAGTTTACCCGTTTCCACAATCGCCAAAAGCATTTCTACATGTACACAGCCTGATACTTTTTGCAAGTGGCTTCAAATTTATCCAAATCAATCGAATGATAATTTGCTTAACTCTAATTTACATCAATCCAACGAATTGGACATTGAGGTTGATGTTGTAAATACTGATGTTGCACTAGAAAGCAAGaaagaattgaaagaaagaaaagagcatAAGGAATTTGTAAACACGAAAATTACAGTATTGGAACTTGAAAAGAAATTAGTGCCGTTTTATGATTTTATTTGTGAAACTGCCAGAGAAATTGGTATTAAGCTAATTTCTGAAGAAATTGTACCCTCTGTCGTACATGGCGCAGCTGGTCGAATGATAATGCGG GCTGTTGAATGCCTTGCAGAGGATTTAGTCAGAATGTCTTTGGCGAAAGCTTGGGAAAGATGCAGTGATAATGg atatccGAAGATGATCGTTTTGGACGATGTACGTGGAGCCCTTCTAAGTCGTGAagaatttgatatttttacAAATCACGGATTAGGCTCAAAATATCGGTTAACGGCCACAGATTAg
- the LOC126923415 gene encoding OTU domain-containing protein 5-B isoform X3, protein MTILSKKKTNASKDRREGGSTSEVDVHGVQNEHTSGSITLPNSPYQVRAANGFAVDLHGVQTDHGSGSIVLTGSSYESSVDRREDKHFEEGSGPSHGKRHRQRASPHSGCIGRNSRSKRDRERDRGRERDRERERERERQATPPTASSSGLQATDGSVIANNRMAIVGAAANIEHELANGYNSGDEYTGRTGNNLTLAEWQERDRWFEKRMRKMGFIVKKMGEDGACLFRAVADQVYGDQEMHGVVRKHCMDYIASNQEFFSHFVAEDFSTYVDRKRQEYVHGNHIEMQAMSEMYNRSIQLYCYSTEPINIFHTMVESDNEPIRLSYQRGSHYNSIVDPYKATIGVGLGLPSYNPGAADRQLISDAVRQSEELHIEQNNYFCAQTMLEDKIKATDWEATNEAIEEQVARESYLQWLRDNEMRKAVNDSVRYNKRSPQHQSTQGSTMSHLASDFESKISQEPVPGSSKEAHASPDISLFNRLPPEVFGLTDWEDSDILSQVLATSQQEYLDSLKQSRSSASSGNDTNNILDSSNS, encoded by the exons ATGACCATTCtgtcgaagaagaagacgaacgCCTCGAAAGATAGACGAGAAGGAGGCAGCACTTCCGAAGTCGATGTTCACGGAGTGCAAAACGAGCATACCTCCGGATCCATCACACTGCCTAATAGCCCATATCAG GTACGTGCAGCGAACGGTTTCGCAGTCGATCTACACGGGGTTCAAACTGATCACGGATCTGGTTCTATCGTTCTTACAGGGAGCTCGTATGAG TCAAGTGTAGATCGTCGAGAAGATAAACATTTTGAAGAAGGAAGTGGTCCCAGTCATGGTAAACGCCACAGACAACGAGCAAGTCCGCATAG TGGTTGTATTGGAAGAAATTCACGTTCAAAACGtgatagagaaagagataggGGTCGTGAAAGAGacagggagagagaaagagaacgtgAAAGACAAGCTACACCTCCCACTGCATCTAGCAGTGGATTACAAG CTACGGATGGTAGTGTCATAGCCAATAATCGAATGGCTATTGTTGGGGCTGCTGCAAATATAGAACATGAATTAGCTAATGGATATAATAGCGGCGATGAATATACTGGCAGAACTGGAAATAATCTCACACTGGCTGAATGGCAAGAG cgAGATAGATGGTTTGAGAAACGAATGCGAAAAATGGGATTTATCGTCAAAAAGATGGGTGAGGATGGAGCATGTCTATTTAGAGCTGTTGCAGATCAAGTTTATGGTGATCAAGAAATGCATGGTGTAGTTCGGAAGCATTGCATGGATTATATT GCTTCCAATCAAGAATTTTTTTCTCATTTTGTAGCGGAAGATTTTAGCACATATGTAGATAGAAAACGACAAGAATATGTACATGGAaatcatatagaaatgcaagcAATGTCTGAAATGTATAATCGTAGCATTCAGTTATATTGCTACAGTACTG AACCAATTAATATTTTCCATACGATGGTCGAAAGTGATAATGAACCGATACGATTGTCTTATCAACGTGGTAGCCATTATAATAGCATAGTAGACCCATATAAAGCTACAATTGGTGTTGGTCTTGGCTTACCTTCATACAATCCTGGTGCGGCGGATCGACAACTTATATCAGATGCAGTTCGTCAAAGCGAAGAATTACACATTGAGCAG AACAATTATTTTTGTGCACAGACGATGCtagaagataaaataaaagcaaCTGACTGGGAAGCAACAAACGAAGCCATAGAAGAACAAGTTGCCAGGGAAAGTTATTTGCAATGGTTAAGGGATAATGAAATGCGAAAAGCT gTAAATGATTCGGTAAGATACAATAAAAGGTCTCCGCAACACCAGTCAACACAAGGATCTACCATGTCTCACCTTGCCTCAGATTTTGAATCTAAAATCTCTCAGGAACCTGTACCAGGTAGTAGTAAAGAGGCTCATGCTTCACCGGATATCTCGTTATTCAACCGTCTTCCTCCCGAAGTATTTG GTTTGACTGATTGGGAAGACAGTGACATACTCTCGCAAGTTTTGGCTACATCACAGCAGGAATATTTAGACAGCTTGAAACAATCACGGAGTTCTGCCTCTTCTGGAAATGATACTAACAATATACTAGATTCCAgtaatagttaa